A genomic region of Oryza glaberrima chromosome 1, OglaRS2, whole genome shotgun sequence contains the following coding sequences:
- the LOC127785365 gene encoding uncharacterized protein LOC127785365 yields MALSSSISMSRRLFKGLTINPALASGMTCQHHQLQQHAPVSGTAKGKAKLKSGQQLKRNTIGAKKGGAPSTGGGGGSGRGRREAIERITQIAESCLNASTPLRHLSPKERLREAKREELGLISKERQRELDLAKAKAKSKGTREGDGGRVLMGPPGLDYISLGLVDEDAIPKYELTVEDGRRLAKQYSQVLMRRHRARQTAESSLLSLKKEAIAALPEKLRAAAMIPDMTPFPANRYMATLTPPIEGYIEKVRDAAKKYSVKEKLR; encoded by the coding sequence ATGGCTTTAAGTTCATCCATTAGCATGTCTCGGCGTCTTTTCAAGGGACTTACTATCAACCCGGCATTGGCATCTGGGATGACGTGCCAGcatcaccagcttcaacagCATGCCCCAGTGAGTGGAACAGCCAAGGGTAAGGCTAAGCTCAAGTCTGGCCAACAATTGAAGCGTAACACCATTGGAGCAAAGAAGGGCGGCGCGCCTTCCACTGGTGGGGGTGGTGGCAGTGGGCGTGGTCGTCGTGAGGCTATTGAGCGTATTACTCAGATTGCAGAGTCTTGTCTGAATGCCTCAACTCCTCTGCGCCATCTATCCCCCAAGGAGCGTCTTCGTGAGGCCAAACGTGAGGAGCTTGGACTCATTTCTAAGGAACGTCAACGTGAACTTGATTTGGCCAAGGCTAAAGCCAAGTCCAAAGGTACCCGTGAGGGTGATGGTGGCCGTGTGCTGATGGGTCCACCAGGTCTTGACTACATCAGTCTTGGATTGGTTGATGAGGACGCAATCCCTAAATACGAGCTGACAGTCGAAGATGGCCGGCGACTTGCCAAACAATACAGTCAGGTGCTAATGCGACGGCACCGCGCACGGCAAACTGCAGAATCGTCTCTTCTAAGTCTCAAGAAGGAGGCCATCGCAGCACTCCCTGAGAAGCTGCGAGCTGCTGCTATGATTCCTGACATGACACCATTCCCTGCAAACCGATACATGGCAACACTCACGCCACCAATTGAAGGGTATATTGAAAAGGTGCGGGATGCTGCCAAGAAGTATTCTGTGAAGGAGAAACTTCGCTGA